The genomic stretch TCATCTATTATAAGTACAACAGGATTTTTATTATTTTCAATAAGATCTGATAAGTTATAATTTTCCTTTAAATATTCTATAAGAGGATCTACATATGATCTATAAGATTTATATTTTTTATAATATATTCCAAATAAAGCAGCTCTTATATATCTCCAATTATCTCCTACTTGGGAAGCAGGCTTACATAATACCTTCCCTTTATCATTAGTAGTTAAATAAAAATCAAGTCCTGTTTTTGTTTTTAAAGTAATTTTACCAATATTATTATTTTTTTCATCAAATCTTATATTTTCTTCAATTAATTTATTTTGAAATTCATTCCATACATCTTCTATATTATTTTTATCATTACCTGCTGTAATTGAATATCTGCAAGCCTCTTTGAAAATTCCGTCTGTGATTTCATAAGATATATTGTCGTCATTAGAAATAGGTTTATATCCTTCAACAAACTCCTCATAATCCATAGACTGATGAAAAGTTGTAAAGAATATCTGATTCTTTTCCATAAGCTCTTTATATCTTTTCATAACTTCTTTTCTGTCATTTGATATTTTTTCGTCAATCAAATTAACAGCAATTTCAGCAGTAGAATAAGTTTTTCCAGTACCAGGTGCTCCTTGAAGTATAATCTGCTTTTTTTGTTTTAGTATATTAATAATCTCTTCTTTTTCCATTTTTTTTAGTTCCTCATAATAAGCTTTGTTACATTTTTTCACGTACTTCATCTTTTTTTATTAAACCTGTACCTCTATTTTCATAGATGATAGGTTCTTCTAGTTCTATCCATCTATTAACTTCAATTATATCAACTTCATCTTCTAAAGAAACACCGTAATAATTAGCTTTTTCTTCATCTATTAAATCTTTCCAAGTGCAGTACTCTTCTGAAACTGAAGCCGCTTCTCCTATAGCTATTATTTTAAAACCTTCTTTTGCTGCTATTAAATCACCAACTTGTAAATCTCTAAAATATTCTATTCTTCTATTGTAGCTTCCTAATATAGCAGAATTATGCTTTTTAAACTCTTCAAAATATGAAGGCTTACCATCACCCCAGCTAACTCCGCATGCAAAAACTTTTCTTAATTGCATTTAACTACTCTTTATTTAATAATAAAATTAATTTCTACCAAAAACTTCATTACATTTTTCACGTACTTCATCTTTTTTTATTAAACCTGTACCTCTATTTTCATAGATGATAGGTTCTTCTAGTTCTATCCATCTATTAACTTCAATTATATCAACTTCATCTTCTAAAGAAACACCGTAATAATTAGCTTTTTCTTCATCTATTAAATCTTTCCAAGTGCAGTACTCTTCTGAAACTGAAGCCGCTTCTCCTATAGCTATTATTTTAAAACCTTCTTTTGCTGCTATTAAATCACCAACTTGTAAATCTCTAAAATATTCTATTCTTCTACTGTAGCTTCCTAATATAGCAGAATTATGCTTTTTAAACTCTTCAAAATATGAAGGCTTACCATCACCCCAGCTAACTCCGCATGCAAAAACTTTTCTTAGCTCCATATTACACTCCTATTAATTATGTATATTTAATTGTAAAATTATAGCATAATATGCTTAAATGTCAATGACAGTAGTTATAATTTATATGTTTTATTTACAAAAAATAAATAGCTTATATAATATAGAGAAAATACTTTTGGAGAAAATATTGAAAAAAATAATACTGCTTTTTATACTTATTTTAATATTATCATCTTGTGCAGCTAAGGTACATTTAGTAGAAGATTCTTTTTATGGAAGCAAATTCTATCAAACAGATTATGTCTCTATAACTTTTTGGTCAGCAACTATTAAATTCAGATTAAGAAATATAAGCGGTACTGATAATATAATATTAGAAGTACAGTACATTACAGACGGCTCTTTTAATATTACAGAAAAAAGTAAAGTAGTGTTAAAATTTTCTGACAGTACATTTTTGGATCTATACTACACATCTTTAATGCCTAAAACAGATACTGAAGTGATATACGGAACTTCTATATATTTTATGGATACGGCATATGTAGATAGAAGTTACAGCATACAGGCAGAAAATAAAATAACAGATATGAAAACAATTACAGATATACGCGTAGAAACTTCTGACGGATTTAAAAATTTCAAAGTAAAAGAAAGTGCTGCAAATGATATTATAAGATTATATAATGAGATGAAAGAGCTTTTATCAAAATAAACTATATACAAAATATTTTTAATAAAGTTATAGCATTTTAATTAATACTATTATATAATCATTCCTATATTATTTTTTATATTAAAAATAGAGAGAGATTTATTATGACTTTCACAGATCTAATTATGACTTTAAACAAATTTTGGAGTGAAAATGGATGTATAATACAGCAGGGCTATGATTTAGAAGTAGGAGCAGGTACTTTTAATCCAGCAACTGCATTAAGAGCTTTAGGACCTGAGCCTTTCAGCGTGGCTTATGTAGAGCCTTCAAGAAGACCAACTGATGGAAGATATGGTGAAAATCCAAACCGACTTCAGCATTATTATCAATATCAAGTTATAATGAAACCATCTCCTGAAAATATTCAGGATTTGTATATACAAAGTTTGGAAGCATTAGGTATAAGTTTTAAAGATCATGATATACGTTTTGTTCATGATGACTGGGAATCACCTACACTCGGAGCTTGGGGACTTGGCTGGGAAGTTTGGCTTGATGGTATGGAAATTACTCAGTTTACATATTTCCAAGCTGTAGGAGGCATAAATTTAAAGCCTATAACTGGAGA from Brachyspira murdochii DSM 12563 encodes the following:
- a CDS encoding McrB family protein, translating into MEKEEIINILKQKKQIILQGAPGTGKTYSTAEIAVNLIDEKISNDRKEVMKRYKELMEKNQIFFTTFHQSMDYEEFVEGYKPISNDDNISYEITDGIFKEACRYSITAGNDKNNIEDVWNEFQNKLIEENIRFDEKNNNIGKITLKTKTGLDFYLTTNDKGKVLCKPASQVGDNWRYIRAALFGIYYKKYKSYRSYVDPLIEYLKENYNLSDLIENNKNPVVLIIDEINRGNIAKIFGELITLLEADKRKNADNEIEVKLPYSKEIFSVPSNLYIIGTMNTTDRSIGYIDYALRRRFAFITIKADKEKIENYYNDNEELKSKASTLFNNIENIIKEKLNEEFEIDDIMIGHSYFMAKDEEELKRKLDYEIKPLLLEYYKDGILKSDDNIKKSIKDLAI
- a CDS encoding glycine--tRNA ligase subunit alpha, whose protein sequence is MTFTDLIMTLNKFWSENGCIIQQGYDLEVGAGTFNPATALRALGPEPFSVAYVEPSRRPTDGRYGENPNRLQHYYQYQVIMKPSPENIQDLYIQSLEALGISFKDHDIRFVHDDWESPTLGAWGLGWEVWLDGMEITQFTYFQAVGGINLKPITGEITYGLERICMYLQNVDNVYDLEWGHGIKYGDVHLQGEREFSKYNFEVADTDMYFRHFKEYEEECGRCLSQGCVLPAYDMVMKSSHVFNMLDARNAISVTERAGYIARVRELMKKVSAAYIESREKMGYPLIKNK